Sequence from the Bremerella volcania genome:
CACCCCAGACCACCAGCGTATCGTCCAGCATGCCTCGGTGTTTCAAGTCGGTCACTAAAGCGGCCGATGCCTGATCGACCTCCGAGGCACAGATCTGCATGCCGCGTTCGATGCCGCCGTGGTGGTCCCAGCCGCGATGATAGAGCTGAACGAAACGTACGCCCCGCTCGGCCAGGCGTCGCGCAAGCAGGCAGTTCGCGGCAAAGGTTCCATCGGCCCCTTGCGTCCCATACATATCAAGAATGTGCTGCGGTTCGCCAGAGATATCCATCAAGCTCGGAACGCTGGTTTGCATCTTGAAGGCAAGTTCGTATTGGGCAATCCGGGTGGCAATCTCCGGATCGTCCAGTGCTGGTTGTCGCAGCTTGTTCATTTGATTGACGGCATCGAACACGTCCTGCTGACGGCCCGTGGTAATGCCTGGCGGGCTGTTGACGTAAAGAACCGGATCGCCAGCCGAGCGAAATTCGACGCCTTGGTAACGGCTGGGGAGAAAGCCACTGTGCCACTGCCGGGCAGCAATCGGTTGGGCCTGCCCCCCTTTGCCAATCGAGGTGAGAACCACGAAGCCCGGCAGGTCATCCGCTTCGCTACCCAGACCATACTGCACCCACGAGCCCATCGAGGGTCGGCCGGAGATCGATGTGCCGGTGTTCATGAACGTATGCGCCGGGTCATGATTGATCTGCTCGGTCACCATCGAATTGATGATGCAGATGTCGTCCGCGATTTCACCCATCTTCGGGAAAAGGGAGGCGATCGTCTGTCCCGAGTTGCCGTAATGTTTGAAGTCGAATCGCGGTGCGTAACACTTGAGGGCTTTCCCTTGAAGCTGCGCGATGGGCTGCCCCTTGGTGAACGACTCTGGCATCGGTTGATCGTTGAGCCGCTTC
This genomic interval carries:
- a CDS encoding DUF1501 domain-containing protein translates to MFHNSEAAIRQTRRTFLGQGMAGLGSAALATLMNASSARADDKPGPFPNFAPKAKRVIVLCQAGGPSHLETFDEKPELKRLNDQPMPESFTKGQPIAQLQGKALKCYAPRFDFKHYGNSGQTIASLFPKMGEIADDICIINSMVTEQINHDPAHTFMNTGTSISGRPSMGSWVQYGLGSEADDLPGFVVLTSIGKGGQAQPIAARQWHSGFLPSRYQGVEFRSAGDPVLYVNSPPGITTGRQQDVFDAVNQMNKLRQPALDDPEIATRIAQYELAFKMQTSVPSLMDISGEPQHILDMYGTQGADGTFAANCLLARRLAERGVRFVQLYHRGWDHHGGIERGMQICASEVDQASAALVTDLKHRGMLDDTLVVWGGEFGRTPMAQGSGRDHHIKGFSIWMAGGGIKGGIKHGKTDDLGYNAVEDIVHVHDFHATMLHLLGINHEKLTVRHQGRDFRLTDVHGHVVKDILA